One stretch of Methylopila sp. 73B DNA includes these proteins:
- a CDS encoding site-specific tyrosine recombinase XerD: MTARDRRHVEAFLEMASAERGAAKNTLEAYRRDLDDYSEFLGARGRAVTTATADDVRAYLADLSDRGFKASSAARRLSAVRQLHKFLYGDALRGDDPTAALEGPRRGRPLPKILSVDEMERLIVAAGDAGPEPTPRARLAAARLACLLELAYATGLRVSELVGLPRSAARPAAQAIAVKGKGGRERLVPLTPLAKEAMTSYLAALGDMGRDAGGPWLFPAPGESGHLTRQVFARELKAAAAKAGLSPAKVSPHVLRHAFASHLVQNGADLRAVQQMLGHADIATTQIYTHVLDERARAMVRDLHPLGDAEAV; this comes from the coding sequence ATGACCGCCCGGGACCGCCGCCACGTCGAGGCGTTCCTGGAAATGGCGAGCGCCGAGCGCGGCGCGGCGAAGAACACGCTCGAGGCCTATCGCCGCGATCTCGACGATTACAGCGAATTCCTCGGCGCCCGGGGCCGGGCCGTGACGACCGCGACCGCCGACGACGTCCGCGCCTATCTCGCCGATCTCTCGGATCGCGGCTTCAAGGCCTCGTCCGCCGCGCGCCGGCTCTCGGCGGTGCGCCAGCTGCACAAGTTTCTCTATGGCGACGCCCTCCGTGGCGACGACCCGACAGCGGCGCTCGAAGGCCCGCGGCGCGGCCGGCCGCTGCCCAAGATCCTCTCGGTCGACGAGATGGAGCGTCTGATCGTCGCCGCGGGCGACGCCGGCCCCGAGCCGACGCCGCGCGCGCGACTGGCCGCCGCCCGACTCGCCTGCCTGCTCGAGCTCGCCTACGCCACCGGCCTTCGCGTCTCGGAACTGGTCGGCCTGCCGCGCTCCGCCGCGCGTCCGGCGGCGCAGGCGATCGCGGTCAAGGGCAAGGGCGGCCGCGAGCGCCTCGTGCCGCTGACGCCGCTCGCGAAGGAGGCGATGACGTCCTATCTCGCCGCGCTTGGGGACATGGGCCGCGACGCCGGCGGTCCCTGGCTCTTCCCAGCGCCCGGCGAAAGCGGCCACCTCACCCGCCAGGTCTTCGCGCGCGAGCTCAAGGCCGCCGCCGCCAAGGCGGGGCTGTCCCCCGCCAAGGTCAGCCCGCACGTGCTGCGGCACGCCTTCGCGAGCCATCTCGTGCAGAACGGCGCGGATCTGCGCGCCGTGCAGCAGATGCTCGGCCACGCCGACATCGCGACGACCCAAATCTACACGCACGTTCTCGACGAACGCGCCCGCGCCATGGTGCGCGACCTGCACCCGCTGGGAGACGCCGAGGCCGTTTGA
- a CDS encoding acetyl-CoA carboxylase carboxyltransferase subunit alpha — protein MKSYLDFEKPVAELQAKIAELRTLGEGGDAVAIDEEISRLEAKSVAALKELYANLTPWQKTLVARHPNRPHFVDFVQGLVEDFTPLAGDRKFSEDEAIVGGVGRFRGEAVMVIGQEKGADTTSRLKHNFGMAKPEGYRKAVRLMETADRFGLPVIALVDTAGAFPGIEAEERGQAEAIARSTEACLNLTVPNVAVVIGEGGSGGAIAIATANAVLMLEHSIYSVISPEGAASILWRDAAKAQDAATNMKITSADLLRLGVIDGVVAEPLGGAHRAPDVVIKAAGDAIADALARFSNMAPEQIRNERRRKFLAIGRSL, from the coding sequence ATGAAAAGCTATCTCGATTTCGAAAAGCCGGTCGCCGAGCTGCAGGCCAAGATCGCTGAACTCCGAACCCTCGGCGAGGGCGGCGACGCAGTCGCGATCGACGAGGAGATTTCCCGCCTCGAGGCCAAGTCGGTCGCGGCGCTGAAGGAGCTCTACGCGAACCTGACGCCATGGCAGAAGACCTTGGTGGCCCGGCATCCGAACCGGCCGCACTTCGTCGACTTCGTCCAGGGCCTCGTCGAGGACTTCACCCCGCTCGCGGGCGACCGGAAGTTCTCCGAGGACGAGGCGATCGTCGGCGGCGTCGGACGCTTCCGCGGCGAGGCCGTCATGGTCATCGGCCAGGAGAAGGGCGCGGACACGACCTCCCGCCTCAAGCACAACTTCGGCATGGCGAAGCCCGAAGGCTACCGCAAGGCTGTGCGTCTGATGGAGACGGCGGATCGCTTCGGCCTGCCCGTCATTGCCCTTGTGGACACCGCAGGGGCCTTCCCCGGCATCGAGGCGGAGGAGCGCGGCCAGGCCGAGGCGATTGCCCGCTCGACGGAGGCCTGCCTCAACCTGACCGTCCCGAACGTCGCGGTCGTCATCGGCGAAGGCGGCTCCGGCGGCGCGATCGCGATCGCCACCGCCAACGCCGTGCTGATGCTGGAGCATTCGATCTACAGCGTGATCTCGCCCGAGGGCGCGGCCTCGATCCTGTGGCGCGACGCGGCGAAGGCGCAGGACGCCGCGACCAACATGAAGATCACCTCGGCGGACCTGCTCCGGCTGGGCGTGATCGACGGCGTGGTGGCCGAGCCGCTCGGCGGCGCGCATCGGGCGCCGGACGTGGTGATCAAGGCCGCCGGCGACGCCATCGCCGACGCGCTGGCGCGCTTCTCCAACATGGCGCCCGAGCAGATCCGGAACGAGCGACGCCGGAAGTTCCTGGCGATCGGCCGCTCCCTCTGA
- a CDS encoding metallophosphoesterase — protein sequence MPPLIDPRRGDVEDDASSTKVWSLASLAGWVLVEISLPKLLLSWLLLVGLPCLLLGVAPLAATAWMSTVSRTALEAFSGVAPFVALAAALIVAGVGGRPAFRLAERSFWSLNALAVQPSFVLCREAMRHFVGRRLSLWFRRDGARVGQVTAVAAAVLMSCLAGAAAWLAWPHSRWIGSWGDLASPLTLLGASFANSVVLFGAYVACGSLAWGAADAAMGQPRTLESHDPEAGGKVWRVAHLSDLHAVGERFGFRIESGRAGPQGNARLAATFEALARAHAAEPLDLVLVTGDMTDAGRSSEWAEFLEALDTLDPALRERMLFIPGNHDVNVVDRSNPARLDLPFSPGKRLRELRALGLLADLQAERVVVAGAKATFDATLSEWLAPHGQALATFVRTGRGKRGRDVSTLWDEAFPMVRLPETPDGLGVILLNSNADTHFSFTNALGMLPAEQERRTTAVIRAHPEASWLVALHHHLVEYPRPTRSLSERIGTALINGSWFLRQLKPAARRVVVMHGHRHVDWTGRCGDLRIVSAPSPVMGRPYFWIQRFGVADGRLTLLKPQRVDLGQPPHVATPPVAKAGEFET from the coding sequence ATGCCGCCCCTCATCGATCCGCGCCGCGGCGACGTCGAGGACGACGCGTCGAGCACCAAGGTCTGGTCCCTCGCCTCGCTGGCGGGGTGGGTGCTGGTCGAGATCAGCCTGCCTAAGCTGCTCCTGTCCTGGCTGTTGCTGGTCGGGCTGCCCTGCCTGTTGCTGGGCGTCGCGCCGCTCGCGGCGACGGCCTGGATGTCGACGGTCTCGCGCACCGCTCTGGAGGCCTTCAGCGGGGTCGCGCCCTTCGTGGCGCTTGCGGCGGCCTTGATCGTCGCGGGCGTCGGCGGTCGCCCGGCCTTCCGATTGGCCGAACGAAGCTTCTGGTCCCTGAACGCCCTCGCGGTGCAGCCGAGCTTCGTGCTGTGCCGGGAGGCCATGCGCCACTTCGTGGGGCGGCGGCTGTCGCTGTGGTTCCGGCGCGACGGCGCGCGGGTGGGCCAGGTCACAGCGGTCGCGGCGGCGGTCCTGATGTCGTGTCTCGCCGGCGCCGCCGCCTGGCTGGCCTGGCCGCATTCCCGCTGGATCGGCTCCTGGGGCGATCTGGCGTCCCCGCTCACCCTGCTTGGCGCGTCCTTCGCGAACAGCGTCGTATTGTTCGGCGCCTATGTGGCCTGCGGATCCCTCGCCTGGGGCGCGGCCGACGCCGCGATGGGGCAGCCGAGGACGCTGGAGAGCCACGACCCCGAGGCCGGCGGAAAGGTCTGGCGGGTCGCGCACCTGTCCGACCTGCACGCCGTCGGCGAGCGCTTCGGTTTCCGCATCGAGAGCGGTCGCGCAGGGCCTCAGGGCAACGCGCGGCTGGCGGCCACGTTCGAGGCCTTGGCGCGGGCCCACGCCGCGGAGCCGCTCGACCTCGTGCTGGTCACCGGCGACATGACCGACGCGGGGCGCTCGTCGGAATGGGCGGAGTTCCTGGAGGCGCTCGACACGCTCGACCCCGCGCTGCGCGAGCGCATGCTGTTCATCCCCGGCAACCATGACGTCAACGTGGTGGACCGCTCGAACCCCGCCCGGCTCGACCTGCCGTTCTCGCCGGGCAAGCGGCTCCGCGAGCTCCGCGCGCTCGGCCTGCTCGCGGACCTTCAGGCGGAGCGGGTGGTCGTCGCCGGCGCCAAGGCCACGTTCGACGCGACCCTGTCGGAGTGGCTCGCGCCCCATGGGCAGGCGCTTGCGACCTTCGTGCGCACGGGCCGCGGCAAGCGCGGGCGCGACGTCAGCACGCTGTGGGACGAGGCGTTTCCCATGGTGCGCCTCCCCGAAACGCCCGACGGGCTCGGCGTGATCCTGCTCAACTCCAACGCCGACACGCATTTCTCCTTCACCAACGCGCTCGGCATGCTCCCCGCGGAGCAGGAGCGCCGGACGACCGCCGTCATCCGCGCCCATCCCGAGGCCAGCTGGCTGGTGGCGTTGCACCACCATCTGGTGGAGTACCCCCGACCGACGCGGTCGCTGTCGGAGCGCATCGGCACGGCGCTGATCAACGGCAGCTGGTTTCTTCGGCAGCTGAAGCCCGCGGCGCGCCGCGTGGTGGTGATGCACGGACACCGCCACGTCGACTGGACCGGCCGCTGCGGCGACCTCCGCATCGTCTCCGCGCCGTCGCCGGTGATGGGACGGCCGTATTTCTGGATCCAGCGCTTCGGGGTCGCCGACGGACGTCTAACGCTGCTCAAGCCGCAGAGGGTCGACCTCGGGCAGCCGCCCCACGTGGCGACGCCGCCGGTCGCGAAGGCCGGCGAATTCGAGACGTAA
- the aroB gene encoding 3-dehydroquinate synthase: protein MADAARALADEAEVVPVSLGDRSYEILIGRGLLEQSGVRAKALGARKVGVVTDENVAVAHLPRVLKSLEAAGLDASSVIVPAGEGSKSLDRLATVVDGLLAARIERKDLVLALGGGVVGDLAGFAAAVLRRGVRCLQAPTSLLAQVDSSVGGKTGVNSRHGKNLIGAFHQPSLVLADADALDTLPEREFRAGYAEVAKYGLIDDPAFFARLERSWRQVFAGGPERTHAIATSCRAKAAVVARDEHEHGDRALLNLGHTFGHALEADVAYDGARLVHGEGVAIGMAMAFRFSAALGLAPQEDAARVGAHLATVGLPTSPKAIPGGVSDAATLLGHMRQDKKVEGGKLTFILARGVGKSFVARDVDPEKVLAFLESELA, encoded by the coding sequence ATGGCCGACGCCGCCCGCGCCCTGGCCGACGAGGCCGAAGTGGTCCCGGTGTCGCTCGGCGACCGGTCCTACGAGATCCTGATCGGCCGCGGCCTGCTGGAGCAGTCGGGCGTCCGCGCCAAGGCGCTCGGCGCCCGCAAGGTCGGCGTGGTGACGGACGAGAACGTCGCCGTCGCCCATCTCCCGCGCGTGTTGAAGTCGCTTGAAGCCGCAGGCCTCGACGCCTCCTCCGTCATCGTGCCGGCGGGCGAAGGCTCCAAGAGCCTCGACAGGCTGGCGACCGTGGTCGACGGGCTGCTGGCCGCTCGGATCGAGCGCAAGGATCTGGTGCTGGCGCTCGGCGGCGGCGTGGTCGGCGATCTCGCCGGGTTCGCCGCCGCCGTGCTCCGCCGCGGCGTGCGCTGCCTGCAGGCGCCGACCAGCCTGCTGGCGCAGGTCGACAGCTCCGTCGGCGGCAAGACCGGCGTGAACTCGCGCCACGGCAAGAACCTGATCGGGGCCTTCCACCAGCCGAGCCTGGTGCTGGCCGACGCCGACGCGCTCGACACGCTGCCGGAACGCGAGTTCCGCGCCGGCTACGCCGAGGTCGCGAAGTACGGCCTGATCGACGACCCGGCGTTCTTCGCCCGGCTGGAGCGAAGCTGGCGCCAGGTGTTCGCCGGGGGGCCCGAGCGCACCCACGCGATCGCCACCAGCTGTCGCGCCAAGGCCGCGGTTGTGGCGCGCGACGAGCACGAGCACGGCGACCGCGCGCTGCTCAACCTCGGCCACACCTTCGGCCACGCGCTCGAGGCGGACGTCGCCTACGACGGCGCGCGGCTGGTGCATGGCGAGGGCGTCGCGATCGGCATGGCGATGGCCTTCCGGTTCTCCGCCGCGCTCGGGCTTGCGCCTCAGGAGGACGCCGCGCGGGTCGGCGCGCATCTCGCGACGGTGGGCCTGCCCACCAGCCCGAAGGCCATCCCGGGCGGCGTGAGCGACGCCGCGACGCTGCTCGGCCACATGCGGCAGGACAAGAAGGTCGAGGGTGGGAAGCTCACTTTCATTCTCGCCCGCGGCGTCGGCAAAAGCTTTGTCGCGCGCGACGTCGACCCCGAGAAGGTGCTGGCCTTCCTCGAGAGCGAGCTGGCCTGA
- a CDS encoding shikimate kinase, whose amino-acid sequence MSMPTAAEETASGCGARPRASTDAAALRSALGRRSIVLVGMMGAGKSSVGRRLAQALELPFVDADTEIEAAAGMTIPEIFAAHGEPYFRAGEARVVARLLEEGPKVIATGGGAWLNPETRARIGEAGVSIWLKAEVDVLMKRVRKRSNRPLLASADPEGTLRALVEARYPVYASADLTVISRDAPHEHVIADVVQALSGRLDLARPNEEQM is encoded by the coding sequence GTGAGCATGCCCACCGCGGCGGAAGAGACGGCATCGGGATGTGGCGCGCGCCCGCGCGCCTCCACGGATGCGGCCGCTCTCCGCTCCGCTCTCGGCCGCCGTTCGATCGTGCTTGTCGGGATGATGGGCGCGGGCAAATCCTCCGTCGGCCGCCGGCTGGCTCAGGCGCTGGAGCTGCCGTTCGTGGACGCCGACACGGAGATCGAGGCGGCGGCGGGCATGACCATTCCCGAGATCTTCGCCGCCCACGGCGAGCCGTACTTCCGCGCCGGTGAGGCGCGGGTGGTCGCGCGTCTGCTGGAGGAGGGGCCGAAGGTCATCGCCACGGGCGGCGGCGCCTGGCTGAACCCCGAGACCCGGGCCCGCATCGGCGAGGCCGGCGTCTCGATCTGGCTCAAGGCCGAGGTCGACGTGCTGATGAAGCGGGTGCGCAAGCGCTCGAATCGGCCGCTGCTCGCCTCCGCCGATCCTGAGGGGACGCTTCGCGCGCTGGTCGAGGCGCGCTACCCCGTCTACGCCTCCGCCGACCTCACGGTGATTTCGCGCGACGCGCCGCATGAGCATGTGATCGCGGACGTGGTGCAGGCGCTGTCCGGGCGTCTGGACCTCGCGCGCCCGAACGAGGAGCAGATGTGA
- the gyrB gene encoding DNA topoisomerase (ATP-hydrolyzing) subunit B, with amino-acid sequence MSDTASNGGAEDYGADSIRVLKGLDAVRKRPGMYIGDTDDGSGLHHMVYEVIDNGIDEALAGWANEVTVTLNSDGSCTVTDNGRGIPTGIHTEEGISAAEVIMTQLHAGGKFDQNSYKVSGGLHGVGVSVVNALSVKLKLRIWQNDKEHEMSFTHGVADAPLAVVGPANGRRGTEVTFTPSGETFKGVTEFDYATLEHRLRELAFLNSGVKIVLTDARSADVRREELYYEGGVEAFVRYLDRAKHPLIETPIVLRSERDGIGVEVAMWWNDSYHENVLVFTNNIPQRDGGTHLAGFRAALTRQVNGYAETSGVTKKEKVSLTGDDAREGLTCVLSVKVPDPKFSSQTKDKLVSSEVRPAVENLVNEALHTWFEEHPADAKTVVQKVVEAAAAREAAKKARELTRRKGALDIASLPGKLADCQERDPAKSELFLVEGDSAGGSAKQGRDRAFQAVLPLRGKILNVERARFDKMLSSQEIGTLITALGTGIGREEFNADKLRYHKIIIMTDADVDGSHIRTLLLTFFYRQMPDLLNRGHIFIAQPPLYKVTRGKSEQYLKDERALEDYLIDSGLEGVSLKLASGEVRAGADLRAVITEARQIRALLGGLHSRYRRSVVEQAAIAGALTPDVLNDPATAQRVAEDVAGRLDVLAEETERGWVGTVSDDGFTFARTVRGVREAAIIDAALIASADARKLDEHAVGLREIFGETPQLLRKDAVNAVHGPSELVDGVLAVGRKGLTLQRYKGLGEMNPSQLWETTLDINVRSLLQVKVKEVDEADDIFTKLMGDIVEPRREFIQDNALTVANLDV; translated from the coding sequence ATGTCCGATACTGCTTCGAACGGCGGCGCCGAAGACTACGGCGCAGACTCGATCCGCGTCCTGAAGGGACTCGACGCCGTGCGTAAGCGACCGGGGATGTACATCGGCGACACTGACGACGGCTCCGGCCTGCACCACATGGTCTACGAGGTGATCGACAACGGCATCGACGAGGCGCTGGCCGGCTGGGCGAACGAGGTCACCGTCACGCTGAACTCGGACGGCTCCTGCACCGTCACCGACAACGGCCGCGGCATCCCGACCGGCATCCACACCGAGGAGGGCATCTCGGCCGCCGAGGTCATCATGACCCAGCTGCACGCCGGCGGTAAGTTCGATCAGAACTCCTACAAGGTCTCCGGCGGCCTGCACGGCGTCGGCGTCTCGGTCGTGAACGCGCTCTCGGTCAAGCTCAAGCTGCGCATCTGGCAGAACGACAAAGAGCACGAGATGTCGTTCACCCACGGCGTGGCCGACGCGCCGCTCGCCGTGGTGGGCCCGGCGAACGGTCGGCGCGGCACCGAAGTGACCTTCACGCCGAGCGGCGAGACCTTCAAGGGCGTCACCGAGTTCGACTACGCCACGCTCGAGCACCGCCTGCGCGAGCTGGCCTTCCTGAATTCCGGCGTGAAGATCGTGCTGACCGACGCGCGCTCCGCCGACGTGCGGCGCGAGGAGCTTTATTACGAGGGCGGCGTCGAGGCCTTCGTGCGCTACCTCGACCGCGCCAAGCACCCGCTGATCGAGACGCCGATCGTGCTGCGCTCGGAGCGGGACGGCATCGGCGTTGAGGTCGCGATGTGGTGGAACGACAGCTACCACGAGAACGTGCTGGTCTTCACGAACAACATTCCCCAACGCGACGGCGGCACCCATCTCGCCGGCTTCCGCGCGGCTCTGACGCGGCAGGTCAACGGCTACGCCGAGACCTCGGGCGTCACCAAGAAGGAGAAGGTCTCGCTCACCGGCGACGACGCGCGCGAGGGGCTGACCTGCGTGCTTTCCGTCAAGGTGCCGGACCCAAAGTTCTCGTCGCAGACCAAGGACAAGCTGGTCTCCTCCGAAGTGCGGCCCGCCGTCGAGAACCTCGTCAACGAGGCGCTGCACACCTGGTTCGAAGAACACCCGGCCGACGCCAAGACCGTCGTGCAGAAGGTGGTCGAGGCCGCGGCCGCCCGCGAGGCCGCGAAGAAGGCGCGCGAGCTGACCCGCCGCAAGGGCGCGCTCGACATCGCCTCGCTTCCGGGCAAGCTCGCCGATTGCCAGGAGCGCGATCCGGCGAAGTCCGAGCTGTTCCTGGTCGAGGGCGACTCGGCAGGCGGCTCCGCCAAGCAGGGCCGCGACCGCGCCTTCCAGGCGGTGCTGCCGCTGCGGGGCAAGATCCTCAACGTGGAGCGCGCGCGCTTTGACAAGATGCTGTCGAGCCAGGAGATCGGCACGCTGATCACCGCGCTCGGCACCGGCATCGGGCGCGAGGAGTTCAACGCCGACAAGCTGCGCTACCACAAGATCATCATCATGACGGACGCCGACGTCGACGGCAGCCACATCCGCACCCTGCTGCTGACGTTCTTCTACCGCCAGATGCCGGACCTCCTGAACCGCGGCCACATTTTCATCGCCCAGCCGCCGCTCTACAAGGTGACGCGCGGCAAGTCCGAGCAGTACCTGAAGGACGAGCGCGCGCTTGAGGACTACCTGATCGACTCCGGTCTCGAAGGCGTGTCGCTGAAGCTCGCGAGCGGCGAGGTGCGCGCGGGCGCCGATCTCCGCGCCGTCATCACCGAGGCCCGCCAGATCCGCGCGCTGCTGGGCGGCCTCCACTCGCGCTACCGCCGCTCGGTCGTCGAACAGGCCGCCATCGCCGGCGCGCTGACGCCGGACGTGCTGAACGATCCCGCGACCGCGCAGCGCGTGGCCGAGGACGTCGCCGGCCGTCTCGACGTGCTGGCCGAGGAGACCGAGCGCGGCTGGGTCGGGACCGTCAGCGACGACGGCTTCACCTTCGCGCGCACCGTGCGCGGCGTGCGGGAGGCCGCGATCATCGACGCCGCGCTGATCGCCAGCGCCGACGCCCGCAAGCTCGACGAGCATGCCGTGGGGCTGCGGGAGATCTTCGGCGAGACCCCGCAGCTGCTGCGCAAGGACGCGGTCAACGCGGTGCACGGGCCGTCCGAGCTCGTCGACGGCGTGCTCGCGGTGGGCCGCAAGGGCCTGACGCTGCAGCGCTACAAGGGTCTCGGCGAGATGAACCCGAGCCAGCTGTGGGAGACCACGCTCGACATCAACGTCCGCTCGCTGCTGCAGGTGAAGGTGAAGGAAGTCGACGAGGCGGACGACATCTTCACCAAGCTGATGGGCGACATCGTCGAACCGCGCCGGGAGTTCATCCAGGACAACGCCCTCACCGTCGCGAACCTCGACGTCTGA